The proteins below come from a single Parageobacillus thermoglucosidasius genomic window:
- the coaBC gene encoding bifunctional phosphopantothenoylcysteine decarboxylase/phosphopantothenate--cysteine ligase CoaBC, with protein MVNGKNILLCVTGGIAAYKAAALTSQLTQRGANVKVMMSESACKFITPLTFQALSRNEVYVDTFAEKNPAVIAHIDVADWADLVLVAPATANTIGKLAHGIADNMITTTLLATKAPVWIAPAMNVHMYEHPAVQANIETLYRFGYRFIEPSEGYLACGYVGKGRMEEPEKIIENIEAYFAARNPFLRGKKVLVTAGPTREKLDPVRFFSNRSTGKMGYAIAEAAARFGAEVTLISGPTGLEAPANVDTVRVESAQEMYEAVMERFPHVDIVIKAAAVADYRPKHVFAKKMKKQPGDYVVEMERTTDILKTLGEQKTSQILVGFAAETDHVEEYAKQKLENKRLDMVVANNVSEEGAGFAGDTNIVTIFKRDGSVRSLPLLPKKQVAEEILKEIHQYIEAIR; from the coding sequence ATGGTGAATGGCAAAAACATTTTATTATGTGTTACCGGGGGAATCGCCGCCTACAAAGCGGCTGCTTTGACGAGCCAACTGACGCAGCGCGGCGCTAATGTGAAAGTCATGATGAGTGAATCTGCCTGCAAATTCATTACTCCGCTCACATTCCAAGCGCTGTCACGCAACGAGGTATATGTCGATACTTTTGCTGAAAAAAATCCGGCGGTGATTGCCCATATTGACGTGGCAGATTGGGCGGATCTTGTTCTTGTCGCGCCTGCCACCGCTAATACCATTGGAAAATTAGCACACGGCATCGCCGACAACATGATTACGACAACGCTTTTAGCGACAAAAGCGCCGGTATGGATCGCGCCGGCGATGAATGTGCATATGTACGAACATCCGGCGGTGCAAGCGAACATTGAAACACTATATCGTTTTGGTTACCGCTTTATTGAGCCGTCGGAAGGATATTTGGCTTGTGGATATGTCGGCAAAGGGCGAATGGAAGAACCGGAAAAAATTATTGAAAATATCGAAGCATATTTTGCCGCGCGCAACCCTTTCTTAAGAGGAAAAAAGGTGCTTGTCACCGCGGGGCCAACGCGGGAAAAATTGGATCCCGTCCGCTTTTTTTCAAATCGTTCCACAGGGAAAATGGGCTATGCGATCGCGGAGGCGGCAGCGCGCTTTGGCGCGGAAGTAACGCTGATTTCCGGACCGACCGGGCTGGAAGCGCCAGCAAATGTAGACACCGTTCGCGTCGAATCAGCGCAAGAAATGTATGAAGCGGTGATGGAACGTTTCCCGCATGTCGACATTGTCATTAAAGCGGCGGCGGTGGCCGATTACCGGCCGAAGCATGTGTTTGCGAAAAAGATGAAAAAACAGCCGGGCGATTATGTTGTTGAAATGGAAAGAACGACAGATATTTTAAAAACACTTGGGGAGCAAAAAACATCGCAAATTTTAGTCGGATTTGCGGCGGAAACGGATCATGTGGAGGAGTATGCGAAACAAAAATTGGAGAACAAACGGCTTGATATGGTCGTGGCTAACAACGTGTCTGAAGAAGGAGCAGGATTTGCCGGAGACACCAATATTGTGACGATTTTCAAACGCGATGGCTCGGTGCGTTCGCTGCCGCTTTTGCCGAAAAAGCAAGTAGCGGAAGAAATTTTAAAAGAAATTCATCAATATATCGAGGCGATTCGATGA
- a CDS encoding YicC/YloC family endoribonuclease produces MVYSMTGFGRSTQKNEQLSITVEMKSVNHRFCEISVRIPRQWVTFEDKIKKVILQHVKRGKVEVFVNIEGDGLVKRKLHIDWDLMKEYYNSLQRANEQFSLRDQVTLSHLFQLEGVTEIIEEETENEELEQLLLAAVKEAAEQLASMRKQEGEALLADIQTQLSYIEKSVQAIERQAPFVIEYYRERLTKRIRELNPLPADESRILTEVAIFAEKSDINEELKRIRSHLQQVAATLEKDEPIGRKLDFLVQELNREVNTIGAKANDSLIAMQVVEMKSALEKIKEQVQNIE; encoded by the coding sequence ATGGTTTATAGCATGACAGGTTTTGGACGCAGCACCCAAAAAAATGAACAGCTAAGCATTACGGTGGAAATGAAATCGGTGAACCACCGATTTTGTGAAATTTCTGTTCGCATCCCTAGACAATGGGTTACTTTTGAGGATAAAATAAAAAAAGTAATTTTACAGCACGTGAAACGGGGGAAGGTCGAAGTTTTTGTCAATATCGAAGGCGACGGCTTAGTTAAGCGAAAACTGCATATTGATTGGGATTTAATGAAGGAATATTATAATAGTTTGCAAAGAGCTAACGAACAGTTTTCTTTGCGCGACCAAGTGACACTTTCCCATTTGTTTCAGCTCGAAGGTGTGACGGAAATTATTGAAGAAGAAACGGAAAATGAAGAATTAGAGCAGCTTTTGCTTGCTGCGGTGAAAGAAGCGGCAGAGCAACTTGCGTCTATGCGCAAGCAGGAAGGAGAGGCGCTCCTTGCTGATATACAAACACAGCTCTCTTATATCGAAAAAAGCGTGCAAGCAATCGAAAGACAGGCGCCTTTCGTCATTGAATATTATCGCGAGCGGCTGACGAAGCGCATCCGTGAGCTTAACCCGCTTCCTGCCGATGAGTCGCGCATTTTGACGGAGGTGGCGATTTTTGCGGAAAAATCAGATATTAATGAAGAGCTGAAGCGGATCCGCAGCCATCTCCAGCAAGTTGCCGCAACGTTGGAAAAAGATGAACCGATCGGGCGAAAGCTTGATTTTTTAGTGCAAGAGCTGAACCGCGAAGTGAACACGATAGGGGCAAAGGCGAACGACAGTCTCATCGCGATGCAAGTCGTGGAGATGAAAAGCGCGCTCGAAAAAATAAAAGAGCAAGTGCAAAATATCGAATGA
- a CDS encoding calcium-translocating P-type ATPase, SERCA-type, producing MQWHTLATNEVAKETNTNLTRGLTTEEAKKRLKRFGYNELKEAKKQSALLLFLNQFNDFMVLVLLAATVISGLLGEYVDAIAIIVIVIMNGCLGFFQERRAEKSLEALKKLSAPQATVLRDGEWVKIPARELVVGDIVKFSSGDRIGADVRLIDAKGLEIEESALTGESVPTAKSAVPLMNENAAIGDLHNMSFMGTLVTRGSGVGIVIATGMKTAMGQIANLLQEAETVTTPLQRRLEQLGKILIVVALLLTVLVVAVGVIQGHGLYEMFLAGVSLAVAAIPEGLPAIVTIALALGVQRMIKKNAIVRKLPAVETLGCASVICSDKTGTMTENMMTVTHIWANGKTWTVSGAGLETSGQFYENGRPIDDKKETVLQQLLMFGALCNSSQLKEKGGRRYIDGDPTEGALLVAAMKAGWTKDRIESEFIVEQEFPFDSERKMMTVIVKDKAGRRFIVTKGAPDVLLQVCGQIYWNGREQTMTMAWRKTVQDVIHKMANQALRTIAIAYRPLQAQKRITSEKEAEKDLVFIGIQAMIDPPRPEVKKAVQQCKEAGIKTVMITGDHVLTAKAIAKQLGVLPPDGKVMDGPTLSRLSVDELEGAVDDIYVFARVSPEHKLKIVKALQRRGHIVAMTGDGVNDAPAIKAADIGVAMGRSGTDVAKEAAALVLLDDNFATIQAAIQEGRNIYENIRKFIRYLLASNVGEIFVMLLAMLLALPLPLVPIQILWVNLVTDGLPAMALGLDRAEENVMKRPPRHPKEGVFARGLGWKIISRGFIIGLVTLAAFITAYERSGHALVYAQTVAFATLVMAQLIHVFDCRCERSILDRNPFENIYLVAAVMISILLLLVVIYYPPLQGIFHTVPIALFDWLLIIGLAALPTFLFSGSLFARK from the coding sequence ATGCAGTGGCATACGCTTGCGACAAATGAAGTGGCGAAAGAAACCAACACCAACCTCACGAGGGGATTAACGACGGAAGAAGCGAAAAAGCGTCTGAAGCGGTTCGGATATAATGAATTAAAAGAAGCGAAGAAACAGTCGGCACTTTTATTGTTTTTGAATCAGTTTAACGATTTTATGGTGCTTGTGCTTCTTGCGGCGACGGTCATCTCTGGCTTGCTTGGGGAGTATGTCGATGCCATTGCCATTATTGTTATCGTCATCATGAATGGGTGTTTAGGCTTTTTCCAAGAGCGGCGCGCCGAAAAATCGCTGGAGGCGCTGAAAAAATTATCGGCGCCACAGGCAACGGTATTGCGTGACGGAGAATGGGTGAAAATTCCAGCGCGAGAGCTTGTTGTCGGCGATATTGTCAAGTTCTCAAGCGGAGACAGAATCGGCGCCGATGTCCGCTTAATTGATGCAAAAGGGCTGGAAATCGAAGAATCGGCGCTGACAGGCGAGTCGGTGCCGACAGCAAAATCGGCGGTTCCGCTGATGAATGAAAATGCTGCGATTGGCGATTTGCATAATATGTCTTTTATGGGGACTCTTGTAACAAGAGGGAGCGGTGTCGGCATTGTGATTGCGACAGGAATGAAAACGGCCATGGGGCAAATCGCGAATCTGCTTCAAGAAGCGGAAACAGTGACGACGCCGCTGCAGCGGAGGCTGGAGCAGCTTGGGAAAATTTTAATTGTCGTTGCGCTCTTGCTTACGGTGCTTGTCGTCGCGGTTGGCGTCATTCAAGGACATGGCTTGTACGAAATGTTTTTAGCCGGCGTTTCGTTAGCGGTCGCCGCGATTCCAGAAGGGCTGCCGGCGATTGTGACCATTGCGCTTGCGCTTGGCGTGCAGCGGATGATCAAGAAAAACGCGATCGTCCGCAAGCTCCCGGCGGTGGAAACGTTAGGTTGCGCTTCAGTCATTTGTTCCGATAAAACGGGGACGATGACGGAAAATATGATGACAGTGACGCATATTTGGGCAAACGGAAAAACATGGACGGTAAGCGGCGCCGGGTTGGAAACATCGGGGCAATTTTATGAAAACGGGCGCCCAATTGACGACAAAAAAGAAACGGTCTTGCAACAGCTGCTGATGTTTGGCGCGCTTTGCAACAGCTCGCAGCTGAAAGAAAAAGGGGGGCGGCGCTACATCGATGGCGACCCGACCGAAGGCGCTTTGCTTGTCGCCGCGATGAAGGCGGGATGGACGAAAGACCGCATCGAAAGCGAATTTATCGTAGAGCAGGAATTTCCGTTTGATTCCGAGCGGAAAATGATGACGGTCATTGTGAAAGATAAAGCAGGAAGGCGATTCATTGTCACAAAAGGAGCCCCAGACGTGTTGTTGCAAGTGTGCGGACAAATTTATTGGAACGGCCGTGAACAAACGATGACAATGGCGTGGAGAAAAACGGTACAAGATGTCATTCATAAAATGGCGAACCAAGCCCTCCGCACGATTGCCATCGCCTATCGCCCGCTGCAAGCGCAAAAGCGGATAACATCGGAAAAAGAGGCGGAGAAAGATCTTGTGTTTATCGGAATCCAAGCGATGATCGACCCGCCGCGCCCAGAAGTGAAAAAAGCGGTGCAGCAATGCAAAGAAGCGGGCATAAAAACGGTGATGATTACCGGCGATCATGTGCTTACCGCAAAAGCGATCGCGAAGCAGCTCGGGGTGCTGCCGCCGGACGGAAAAGTAATGGACGGCCCGACGCTGTCGCGGCTTTCGGTAGATGAACTCGAAGGAGCGGTCGATGATATTTATGTATTTGCCCGCGTTTCGCCGGAGCATAAATTAAAAATTGTGAAAGCATTGCAACGGCGCGGACATATTGTCGCGATGACGGGAGACGGTGTCAACGACGCCCCGGCGATTAAGGCGGCCGACATCGGCGTGGCGATGGGACGGTCGGGAACAGATGTCGCGAAAGAAGCAGCCGCGCTGGTGCTATTGGATGATAACTTTGCGACAATTCAAGCGGCGATTCAAGAAGGCAGAAATATTTACGAAAACATCCGCAAATTTATCCGCTATTTGTTAGCATCAAATGTCGGCGAAATTTTTGTCATGTTGTTGGCGATGCTACTGGCTCTTCCGCTTCCGCTTGTGCCGATCCAAATTTTATGGGTGAATCTTGTCACAGACGGCCTTCCGGCGATGGCGCTTGGACTTGACCGCGCAGAAGAAAATGTTATGAAGCGCCCGCCGCGCCATCCGAAAGAAGGAGTGTTCGCGCGTGGACTTGGCTGGAAAATCATCAGCCGCGGTTTTATCATTGGATTGGTAACGCTCGCAGCGTTTATCACCGCATATGAACGAAGCGGACACGCGCTTGTTTATGCGCAGACGGTGGCGTTTGCGACGTTAGTGATGGCCCAGCTTATTCATGTGTTTGACTGCCGTTGCGAACGATCGATTTTGGACCGCAATCCGTTTGAAAATATATATCTTGTCGCAGCGGTTATGATATCGATATTATTGTTGCTTGTCGTCATTTACTACCCGCCGTTGCAAGGAATTTTTCATACAGTGCCGATCGCTCTGTTTGACTGGCTGCTTATTATTGGTTTAGCGGCACTTCCGACATTTTTGTTTTCTGGTTCGCTTTTTGCGAGAAAATAA
- the priA gene encoding primosomal protein N', protein MKVAEVIVDVPARQTDRPFDYAIPEKWEDILQPGMRVTVPFGTRRLQGFVIHIKSHSDVKTLKPIEAVLDVTPVLNEELLELGKYLTETTLCFAISAYQAMLPAALKAKYEKEIRLVREENRALLPETIQPLFQDRSTVDWKEVEHSDWLRPLQKAIQQGYLEVVYHVKEKAAAKTVKYVELAQSHEEVGRAIDALPANAAKQRQLLTALLSANEAVPLRSLLEQTGATYASLKSLVAKGLVAEKEIEVYRDPYGDRSFPTTAPLSLTAEQEKALSSVIESVRTNKHEVFLLYGVTGSGKTEVYMQAIEEVLRQGKEAIVLVPEISLTPQMVKRFKGRFGSQVAVLHSGLSIGEKYDEWRKIHRKEVQLVVGARSAIFAPFENLGMIIIDEEHETSYKQEENPRYHARDVAIYRARVHGCPVVLGSATPSLESFARAKKGVYQLLTLQKRVSDNGMPDVHIVDMREELRSGNRSMFSRALFEKLKDRLHKGEQSVLFLNRRGYSTFVMCRGCGYVIRCPHCDISLTYHRAGQRLKCHYCGYEEPITYHCPSCGNEHIRFFGTGTQKVEEELTKLLPEARVIRMDVDTTSRKGAHERLLAEFGEGKADILLGTQMIAKGLDFPKVTLVGVLAADTTLHLPDFRASEKTFQLLTQVSGRAGRHALPGEVVIQTYTPEHYSIALAAKHDYDAFYQREMVLRKMHGYPPFYYLTLITVSHPEITKAVAVTDKIAAYLRAQLSNEAIILGPVASPIARLHDRYRYQCMIKYKREPNMTRALKAVIDRYQHDVSQGDLSITIDTNPYTMM, encoded by the coding sequence ATGAAAGTAGCAGAGGTAATTGTCGATGTGCCTGCGCGCCAGACGGACCGTCCTTTTGATTATGCAATTCCGGAAAAATGGGAAGACATACTGCAGCCTGGCATGCGCGTCACTGTTCCGTTCGGCACGCGGCGATTGCAAGGATTTGTTATTCATATTAAATCACATTCAGATGTGAAAACATTGAAACCGATCGAAGCGGTTTTGGACGTCACTCCCGTATTAAACGAAGAACTGCTTGAACTCGGGAAATATTTAACGGAAACGACGCTTTGTTTTGCGATTTCCGCTTACCAGGCGATGCTTCCGGCGGCGCTGAAAGCAAAATACGAAAAGGAAATCCGGCTCGTCCGCGAAGAGAACCGCGCTTTGCTGCCAGAAACGATTCAACCGCTTTTTCAAGACCGTTCAACGGTTGATTGGAAGGAAGTAGAACATAGCGATTGGCTACGACCTTTGCAAAAAGCGATTCAGCAAGGCTATTTAGAAGTCGTGTACCATGTGAAAGAAAAAGCGGCGGCGAAAACGGTGAAATATGTGGAATTGGCGCAATCGCACGAAGAAGTTGGACGTGCGATCGATGCGTTGCCGGCGAATGCCGCCAAGCAAAGACAGTTGTTGACGGCTCTTCTGTCGGCAAACGAAGCGGTGCCATTGAGGAGCCTGTTGGAGCAGACGGGCGCTACCTATGCTTCGCTCAAATCGTTAGTTGCCAAAGGACTTGTTGCCGAAAAGGAGATCGAAGTATATCGCGACCCGTACGGGGACCGCTCATTTCCAACAACAGCGCCGCTTTCGCTAACCGCTGAGCAAGAAAAAGCGCTTTCTTCCGTCATCGAGTCCGTGCGCACGAATAAACATGAGGTGTTTTTGCTATACGGCGTGACAGGTAGCGGAAAAACAGAAGTGTATATGCAAGCGATCGAAGAAGTATTGCGGCAAGGCAAAGAAGCGATTGTCCTCGTTCCGGAAATTTCGCTGACGCCGCAGATGGTCAAGCGGTTTAAAGGGCGCTTCGGTTCGCAAGTGGCCGTGCTTCATAGCGGTTTATCTATCGGAGAAAAATACGATGAATGGCGAAAAATCCATCGAAAAGAAGTGCAGCTTGTCGTCGGCGCCCGTTCAGCGATTTTCGCTCCATTTGAAAATCTCGGCATGATTATCATTGACGAAGAACATGAGACAAGCTACAAGCAAGAGGAAAATCCGCGCTATCACGCCCGCGATGTGGCAATTTACCGCGCCCGCGTCCACGGCTGCCCTGTCGTGCTCGGCAGCGCCACTCCTTCGCTTGAATCGTTTGCAAGGGCGAAAAAAGGGGTATATCAGTTACTGACATTACAAAAACGGGTAAGCGACAACGGGATGCCGGACGTTCATATTGTCGATATGCGGGAAGAACTGCGGAGCGGAAACCGTTCCATGTTTTCGCGCGCGTTATTCGAGAAATTGAAAGACCGCCTCCATAAAGGGGAGCAGTCTGTATTGTTTTTAAATCGGCGCGGCTATTCGACATTTGTCATGTGCCGCGGCTGCGGCTATGTGATTCGCTGCCCGCATTGCGACATTTCATTAACATACCACCGCGCTGGGCAGCGGTTAAAATGCCATTATTGCGGATACGAAGAACCGATTACGTACCATTGTCCATCATGTGGAAACGAGCATATTCGTTTTTTTGGAACAGGAACGCAAAAAGTGGAAGAAGAACTGACGAAACTGCTTCCTGAAGCGCGCGTGATCCGCATGGATGTCGACACGACGAGCCGCAAAGGCGCCCACGAACGCCTGCTTGCCGAGTTTGGCGAAGGAAAAGCTGATATTTTGCTTGGCACACAAATGATTGCGAAAGGGCTTGATTTTCCAAAAGTAACGCTTGTCGGCGTGCTTGCTGCCGATACGACGCTCCATCTTCCTGATTTCCGCGCTTCCGAAAAAACGTTTCAGCTGCTGACGCAAGTAAGCGGGCGCGCCGGGCGCCATGCGCTTCCCGGCGAGGTCGTCATCCAAACGTACACGCCGGAGCATTACAGCATCGCCCTTGCTGCGAAGCACGATTATGATGCATTTTATCAAAGAGAAATGGTGCTTCGCAAAATGCATGGCTATCCGCCATTTTACTATTTGACATTAATCACCGTGTCCCATCCGGAAATAACGAAAGCGGTGGCTGTAACGGATAAAATTGCGGCATATTTGCGGGCGCAGCTGTCAAATGAAGCGATCATTCTCGGCCCTGTCGCTTCGCCGATTGCCCGCCTTCATGATAGATATCGCTACCAATGCATGATAAAATACAAACGGGAGCCGAACATGACGCGTGCATTAAAAGCGGTTATCGATCGCTATCAGCACGACGTTTCCCAAGGGGATTTGTCGATTACGATCGATACGAATCCATATACGATGATGTAA
- the def gene encoding peptide deformylase, which translates to MAILPIVTYPADILEKKCEPVKRFDRQLIQLLNDMYDTMIDADGVGLAAPQVGIAKQIAVVDAGDEHGRIELINPRIMEARGEQIGPEGCLSFPGLFAEVKRANYVKVRAQDRRGRPFTLKATGFLARALQHEIDHLNGILFTSKVIRYYDLEELEG; encoded by the coding sequence TTGGCTATTTTACCGATTGTGACATATCCAGCGGACATTTTGGAAAAAAAGTGCGAACCGGTAAAGCGGTTTGACCGCCAGCTTATTCAGCTGTTGAACGATATGTATGATACAATGATCGATGCTGACGGGGTCGGATTAGCTGCCCCGCAAGTCGGTATTGCTAAGCAAATCGCTGTCGTCGATGCTGGTGATGAGCACGGCCGGATTGAGCTGATCAATCCGCGCATTATGGAAGCGCGCGGGGAGCAAATCGGTCCGGAAGGCTGCCTCAGCTTTCCGGGACTGTTTGCGGAAGTGAAGCGCGCCAATTATGTCAAAGTCCGTGCCCAAGACCGGCGCGGCCGGCCGTTTACGCTTAAAGCCACTGGTTTTTTGGCGCGCGCGCTTCAACATGAAATCGATCATTTAAATGGAATATTATTTACTTCGAAAGTGATACGCTATTACGATCTGGAAGAATTAGAAGGGTAG
- the rpoZ gene encoding DNA-directed RNA polymerase subunit omega yields the protein MLYPSIDLLMQKVDSKYKLVTVVAKRARQLQEDAELTVKNPVSKKFVGQALEEIAADHIELVEEEK from the coding sequence ATGTTATATCCTTCCATCGATCTATTAATGCAAAAGGTCGATTCGAAATATAAGCTTGTCACAGTGGTGGCGAAACGTGCGCGCCAGCTTCAGGAGGACGCAGAATTGACGGTTAAAAACCCTGTTTCGAAAAAATTTGTCGGGCAGGCGTTAGAGGAAATTGCTGCGGACCATATCGAATTAGTAGAAGAAGAAAAATAA
- the gmk gene encoding guanylate kinase, with amino-acid sequence MSERGLLIVLSGPSGVGKGTVRKALFSQPDINLHYSVSVTTRKPREGEVDGVDYFFKTREEFEQMIRENKLLEWAEYVGNYYGTPIDYVEKTLQEGKDVFLEIEVQGAMQVRKVFPEGLFIFLAPPSLSELEKRIISRGTESAEHIQNRLKAAKEELEMMDAYDYVVENDKVELACERIKAIVMAEHCRRERVAKRYKRMLGVE; translated from the coding sequence ATGAGCGAAAGAGGATTGTTGATTGTGCTGTCTGGCCCGTCTGGTGTCGGCAAAGGAACGGTGCGGAAAGCATTGTTTTCGCAGCCGGATATTAATTTGCATTATTCTGTTTCCGTCACGACGCGGAAACCGCGGGAAGGCGAAGTCGATGGCGTCGATTATTTCTTTAAAACGCGCGAAGAATTTGAGCAAATGATTCGCGAAAACAAACTGTTGGAGTGGGCGGAGTATGTCGGCAATTACTATGGAACGCCGATCGACTATGTGGAAAAAACATTGCAAGAAGGAAAAGACGTGTTTTTGGAAATCGAAGTGCAAGGCGCGATGCAAGTGCGCAAAGTGTTTCCGGAAGGCCTCTTCATTTTTCTCGCCCCTCCAAGTTTAAGCGAATTGGAAAAACGAATTATATCACGCGGCACAGAATCGGCAGAGCACATCCAAAATCGTTTGAAAGCGGCAAAAGAAGAGCTGGAAATGATGGATGCTTACGATTATGTCGTGGAAAACGATAAAGTCGAGCTCGCGTGCGAGCGGATTAAAGCGATCGTGATGGCTGAACATTGCCGGCGGGAACGCGTGGCAAAACGTTATAAAAGAATGCTGGGGGTGGAATAA
- a CDS encoding Rqc2 family fibronectin-binding protein produces MSFDGVFTYAVVNELQQALAGGRITKIHQPAVHELVMQIRSHGRNYKLLLSAHPNYARVHLTNETYDNPAEPPMFCMLLRKHLEGSIIEAIRQVDFDRIIIIETKGRDEIGDIHAKQLIIEIMGRHSNIILVDEETNTIIDSIKHLSPAVNRYRTVLPGHEYIAPPSHGKINPLEATEETIMKKIDFHAGKLADQLVATFSGISPLFAKEAVFRAGLANRATLPKSFISLMDEVRAHRFAPAIYTNGEKEWFYVLPLTHLQAEAKPFATPSELLDRFYFGKAERDRVKQQAHDLERFIANEKAKNEKKLIKLKQTLEEAKRAEQYRLYGELLTANLYAVERGMNEIEVVNYYDENGATITIPLDPQKSPSENAQSYFQKYQKAKNSLNVVQEQIERTNEEIAYFDTLLQQLETAAPKDVEEIREELIEQGYLRARNSKQTKKQKQRAIELERYIASDGTEILVGKNNKQNDYLTNKLARKDEIWLHTKDIPGSHVVIRSKNPSEQTIAEAANLAAYFSKARQSSSVPVDYTRIRYVKKPSGAKPGFVIYENQQTIYVTPDEDLVIKMKKNT; encoded by the coding sequence ATGTCATTCGATGGAGTGTTTACCTATGCAGTCGTTAACGAATTACAGCAAGCGCTCGCGGGGGGGCGCATCACGAAAATCCATCAACCGGCTGTCCATGAATTGGTCATGCAAATCCGCTCGCACGGGCGAAATTATAAATTGTTGTTGTCCGCGCATCCGAACTATGCGCGTGTTCATCTGACCAATGAAACGTATGACAATCCGGCGGAACCGCCGATGTTTTGCATGCTGTTGCGAAAACATTTGGAAGGAAGCATTATCGAAGCGATCCGGCAAGTCGATTTTGACCGCATCATTATCATCGAGACAAAAGGGCGGGATGAAATCGGCGATATTCATGCAAAACAATTAATCATCGAAATCATGGGGCGGCACAGCAACATCATCTTAGTTGACGAAGAAACGAACACGATTATCGACAGCATTAAACATCTTTCTCCTGCCGTCAACCGCTACCGCACCGTGCTTCCCGGCCATGAATATATCGCGCCGCCTTCGCATGGAAAAATCAACCCGCTTGAGGCGACCGAAGAAACCATCATGAAAAAAATCGACTTTCATGCCGGCAAACTGGCGGACCAGCTCGTCGCCACCTTTTCCGGGATCTCGCCGCTGTTTGCGAAAGAAGCGGTATTTCGCGCCGGGCTTGCGAACCGTGCGACGCTGCCAAAAAGCTTTATCTCCTTGATGGATGAGGTGCGCGCCCATCGCTTTGCGCCGGCGATATACACAAACGGCGAAAAAGAATGGTTTTACGTGCTCCCGCTTACCCATTTGCAGGCAGAAGCGAAACCGTTCGCTACACCAAGTGAATTGTTAGACCGCTTTTACTTCGGCAAAGCCGAGCGCGACCGCGTCAAACAGCAGGCGCATGACCTTGAGCGGTTTATTGCGAATGAGAAAGCGAAAAATGAGAAAAAGCTGATTAAGCTGAAGCAAACATTAGAGGAAGCAAAACGGGCGGAACAATATCGGCTTTACGGGGAACTGCTAACCGCTAACTTGTATGCCGTCGAGCGGGGAATGAACGAAATTGAAGTGGTCAACTATTACGATGAAAACGGTGCGACTATAACGATTCCGCTTGATCCGCAAAAATCGCCGTCGGAAAACGCGCAAAGCTATTTTCAAAAATACCAAAAAGCGAAAAACTCGCTTAACGTCGTCCAAGAGCAAATCGAGCGCACAAATGAAGAAATCGCCTATTTCGACACGCTTCTCCAGCAGCTGGAAACCGCCGCGCCGAAAGATGTCGAGGAAATCCGTGAGGAATTAATCGAACAAGGGTATTTGCGGGCGCGCAACAGCAAACAGACGAAAAAGCAAAAACAGCGGGCGATCGAGCTGGAACGCTACATCGCAAGCGATGGCACAGAAATTCTCGTTGGCAAAAACAATAAACAAAACGATTATTTAACCAACAAGCTTGCGCGTAAAGATGAAATCTGGCTGCACACGAAAGATATCCCCGGCTCTCACGTTGTCATCCGCAGCAAAAACCCGTCTGAGCAAACGATTGCTGAGGCCGCCAACCTCGCCGCCTACTTTAGCAAAGCGCGGCAATCGAGCTCCGTTCCGGTCGATTACACGCGCATCCGCTATGTGAAAAAACCAAGCGGCGCCAAACCGGGGTTTGTCATTTACGAAAACCAGCAAACGATTTACGTGACGCCGGATGAGGATTTGGTGATTAAGATGAAAAAAAACACCTGA
- the remA gene encoding extracellular matrix/biofilm regulator RemA — MGVKFINIGHGNMVSAARIITIVSPDSAPIKRMIQDAKESGKLVDATHGRRTRAVIIMDSDHVILSSIQPETVASRLYGSDDLSEEG; from the coding sequence GTGGGAGTAAAATTCATTAACATCGGTCATGGCAATATGGTGTCCGCCGCTCGGATTATAACCATTGTCAGCCCCGATTCTGCGCCAATAAAACGAATGATTCAAGACGCAAAAGAGAGCGGGAAATTAGTGGATGCCACTCATGGAAGAAGAACGCGCGCTGTCATTATTATGGACAGCGATCATGTCATACTATCTTCTATTCAACCGGAAACGGTAGCCAGCCGTTTATATGGCAGTGATGATTTATCGGAGGAAGGGTAG